Proteins from a single region of Pseudomonas sp. BSw22131:
- a CDS encoding NINE protein yields MNTYQVDAQRHDTHSKILGYLLWIVGFTGAHRFYYGKPVTGTIWFFTLGLFGIGWLIDVFLIPSMDRQADLRFNAGSTDYSVAWILLAFLGVFGVHRMYQGKWITGIIYALTGGLFLIGVLYDFWTMNDQISMKNARR; encoded by the coding sequence ATGAATACCTATCAAGTGGATGCACAACGTCACGACACTCACAGCAAGATCTTGGGATACCTGCTCTGGATTGTCGGATTTACCGGCGCGCATCGCTTCTATTACGGCAAACCGGTGACCGGAACGATCTGGTTTTTCACGCTGGGGTTGTTTGGGATTGGTTGGCTGATCGACGTATTCCTCATCCCGTCGATGGACCGTCAGGCAGACCTGCGATTCAACGCCGGCTCAACCGATTACAGCGTCGCCTGGATTCTGTTGGCCTTTCTGGGCGTGTTCGGCGTGCACCGTATGTATCAGGGCAAATGGATCACCGGGATCATTTATGCGCTGACAGGTGGGTTGTTCCTGATCGGGGTGCTTTATGACTTCTGGACGATGAACGACCAGATTTCGATGAAGAATGCCCGGCGGTGA
- a CDS encoding C40 family peptidase, whose translation MRPFFKTWLTICLFVPLAAHATNREQPLPSSFNGFTAKTQSSETVTRNIAAQRAAMAALEETAAPLATSKRKTRNGKTSNRPSSHKVSKNTVALASMAPGNTKQSSTVVNRAMNAIGTPYRWGGTSPTKGFDCSGLVKYAFNNVSEVDLPRTSNAMAEGHGQKVDRKDLKPGDLLFFNIKSRTVNHVAIYLGDGQFVHAPRRGKSVTVDTLNKPYWDSHYVVAKRVLPKQPPSSRKPTARLAQR comes from the coding sequence ATGCGTCCATTTTTCAAGACATGGCTAACCATTTGCCTATTTGTGCCACTGGCCGCCCACGCCACCAACCGTGAGCAACCGTTACCCTCCAGCTTCAACGGCTTCACCGCCAAGACCCAGTCTTCGGAGACAGTAACGCGCAACATCGCCGCTCAACGGGCCGCGATGGCTGCACTGGAAGAGACCGCCGCTCCACTGGCGACCTCCAAGCGTAAAACGCGCAATGGCAAGACGTCCAATCGTCCGTCTTCCCACAAAGTGTCCAAGAATACCGTGGCCCTCGCCAGCATGGCGCCGGGTAACACCAAACAAAGCAGCACCGTCGTCAATCGCGCCATGAACGCCATCGGTACTCCCTATCGTTGGGGCGGCACTAGCCCGACAAAAGGGTTCGATTGCAGCGGTCTGGTTAAATATGCGTTTAACAACGTGAGCGAAGTCGATTTGCCGCGCACCTCCAATGCCATGGCCGAAGGTCACGGGCAGAAGGTTGATCGCAAGGACTTGAAGCCGGGCGACTTGTTGTTCTTCAACATCAAGAGCCGCACGGTGAACCATGTCGCGATTTACCTGGGCGATGGCCAGTTCGTACACGCGCCGCGTCGTGGCAAGTCGGTCACGGTCGACACGCTGAACAAGCCGTATTGGGACAGCCATTACGTGGTTGCCAAACGTGTCTTGCCGAAGCAACCGCCTTCGTCGCGCAAGCCAACGGCGCGTTTGGCGCAGCGTTAA
- a CDS encoding type IV pilus twitching motility protein PilT yields MDITELLAFSAKQGASDLHLSAGLPPMIRVDGDVRRINLPPLDQKQVQGLIYDIMNDKQRKDFEEDLETDFSFEVPGVARFRVNAFNQNRGAGAVFRTIPSKVLSMEDLGMGEVFRKITDVPRGLVLVTGPTGSGKSTTLAAMVDYLNANKHHHILTIEDPIEFVHESKKSLINQREVHRDTHGFSEALRSALREDPDVILVGELRDLETIRLALTAAETGHLVFGTLHTTSAAKSIDRIVDVFPAQEKSMIRSMLSESLHAIVSQALLKKVGGGRVAAHEIMIGTSAIRNLIREDKVAQMYSSIQTGGALGMQTLDMCLKDLVSKGIITRESAREKAKTPDNF; encoded by the coding sequence ATGGATATTACCGAGCTGCTTGCCTTCAGTGCCAAGCAAGGCGCGTCGGACTTACACCTCTCGGCTGGTCTGCCGCCGATGATTCGGGTCGACGGCGATGTGCGGCGAATCAACCTGCCGCCACTGGACCAGAAACAGGTTCAAGGGCTGATCTACGACATCATGAATGACAAGCAGCGCAAGGACTTCGAAGAAGATCTGGAAACGGACTTCTCGTTCGAAGTGCCAGGCGTCGCGCGCTTTCGGGTCAACGCGTTCAACCAGAACCGGGGCGCAGGCGCTGTGTTTCGAACCATCCCGTCCAAGGTCCTGAGTATGGAAGACCTGGGGATGGGAGAAGTGTTTCGCAAGATTACCGACGTGCCGCGCGGGCTGGTTCTGGTTACCGGGCCGACCGGCTCGGGCAAGTCGACGACGCTGGCGGCGATGGTCGATTACCTCAATGCCAACAAACATCACCATATCCTCACGATTGAAGACCCTATCGAATTCGTTCACGAATCCAAGAAGAGCCTGATCAACCAGCGCGAGGTGCACCGCGACACCCACGGTTTTTCCGAGGCGTTGCGGTCGGCGCTGCGCGAAGACCCTGACGTGATTCTGGTGGGCGAGCTGCGAGACCTGGAAACGATCCGGCTGGCGCTGACCGCTGCCGAGACTGGCCACCTTGTCTTCGGCACGCTGCACACCACGTCGGCGGCGAAAAGTATCGACCGCATCGTCGATGTGTTCCCGGCGCAGGAGAAGTCGATGATTCGTTCGATGCTGTCTGAGTCGCTACACGCAATCGTGTCGCAGGCGCTGCTGAAGAAGGTGGGCGGCGGGCGAGTGGCGGCTCACGAGATCATGATCGGCACGTCGGCGATCCGAAACCTGATCCGCGAAGACAAGGTCGCGCAGATGTATTCGTCGATTCAGACTGGCGGGGCGCTTGGGATGCAGACGCTGGACATGTGCCTCAAGGACCTGGTCAGCAAAGGCATCATCACGCGAGAAAGCGCCCGCGAGAAAGCAAAAACGCCCGACAATTTCTAG
- a CDS encoding YggS family pyridoxal phosphate-dependent enzyme, whose product MSTIAENISTLSEQIQAAAHAVQRDPASVGLLAVSKTKPANDLREAYAAGLHDFGENYLQEALSKQLELADLPLIWHFIGPIQSNKTRAIAENFAWVHSVDRLKIAQRLSEQRPAELPPLNICIQVNVSGEDSKSGCTPQDLPALVDAICALPNLRLRGLMAIPEPTDNHDEQNAAFATVRTLQDSLKLPLDTLSMGMSHDLEAAIAQGATWVRIGTALFGARDYGQH is encoded by the coding sequence ATGTCCACGATAGCAGAGAACATTTCAACGCTCAGTGAGCAAATTCAAGCCGCTGCGCATGCGGTGCAGCGCGACCCGGCGTCCGTTGGGCTGCTCGCGGTGAGCAAGACCAAACCGGCAAACGACCTGCGTGAAGCATATGCGGCCGGTTTGCACGATTTCGGCGAGAACTACCTTCAGGAAGCCCTGAGCAAACAGCTCGAATTGGCCGACCTGCCCTTGATCTGGCATTTCATCGGCCCCATTCAATCGAACAAGACGCGCGCTATCGCCGAAAACTTCGCTTGGGTGCATTCCGTGGACCGTTTGAAAATCGCTCAACGGCTGTCCGAACAGCGCCCCGCTGAACTGCCGCCGCTTAACATTTGCATCCAGGTCAACGTCAGCGGCGAGGACAGCAAGTCAGGCTGCACACCACAAGATTTGCCCGCACTGGTCGATGCCATTTGCGCCCTGCCCAATCTGAGACTGCGCGGCCTGATGGCAATTCCGGAACCCACAGACAATCACGACGAACAGAACGCAGCTTTTGCCACCGTTCGCACGCTGCAGGACTCACTAAAGCTGCCACTCGACACGCTTTCCATGGGCATGAGCCACGACCTGGAGGCTGCCATTGCTCAAGGCGCTACCTGGGTTCGGATCGGTACTGCCCTGTTTGGCGCCCGTGATTACGGCCAGCACTAA
- the proC gene encoding pyrroline-5-carboxylate reductase has translation MSKTRIAFIGAGNMAASLIGGLRAQGVEPDLIRASDPGEETRERVSTEHGIKVFADNAQAVEDADVVLLAVKPQMMKTVCEVLRPHLKPNQLMVSIAAGITCASMKIWLGEQPIVRCMPNTPALLRQGVSGLYATSEVSAAQRDQAEALLSAVGIALWLDEEQQLDAVTAVSGSGPAYFFLLIEAMTAAGVKLGLPADVAGKLTLQTALGAALMATGSDVDAAELRRRVTSPAGTTEAAIKSFQANGFEAIVENALSAAAHRSAEMAEVLGK, from the coding sequence ATGAGCAAGACTCGCATCGCATTCATCGGCGCAGGCAACATGGCCGCCAGCCTGATTGGCGGCCTGCGCGCGCAAGGCGTCGAACCCGATCTGATCCGCGCCAGCGATCCCGGCGAAGAAACCCGCGAGCGCGTGTCGACCGAACATGGCATCAAGGTGTTCGCAGACAATGCTCAGGCTGTCGAGGACGCGGACGTAGTGCTGTTGGCGGTCAAGCCGCAGATGATGAAAACCGTCTGCGAAGTCTTGCGCCCGCACCTCAAGCCCAATCAGTTGATGGTCTCGATTGCCGCAGGTATCACCTGCGCGAGCATGAAGATCTGGCTGGGCGAGCAGCCCATCGTGCGCTGCATGCCCAACACGCCGGCGCTGTTGCGTCAGGGCGTGAGCGGCTTGTACGCAACCTCAGAAGTCAGCGCTGCGCAACGTGATCAGGCCGAGGCGCTGCTGTCGGCCGTGGGCATCGCGCTTTGGCTGGACGAGGAACAACAACTGGACGCCGTGACAGCGGTGTCTGGCAGCGGGCCGGCTTACTTCTTTCTGTTGATCGAAGCGATGACAGCTGCGGGCGTGAAGCTTGGTCTGCCTGCCGACGTTGCGGGCAAACTGACGCTGCAAACTGCGCTGGGTGCAGCGCTGATGGCTACCGGCAGCGATGTCGATGCCGCCGAACTGCGCCGCCGCGTTACTTCACCTGCAGGCACTACCGAAGCTGCAATCAAATCATTCCAGGCCAACGGATTCGAAGCCATCGTCGAAAACGCACTCAGTGCCGCCGCCCACCGCTCTGCCGAAATGGCCGAAGTTCTGGGCAAATAA
- a CDS encoding YggT family protein: MNALTGATVFVVQTLISLYLAIVLLRFVLQLVKANFYNPLSQFAVRATQPLLKPIRRIVPSVFGLDTSSLLLAIVIQALLMAFVLMMTYGTIGDIPHLFMWSILGVTSLLLKIFWVAMIIMVIVSWIAPGSHNPAAELAYQISEPILAPFRRIIPNLGGMDISPIFAFLAIQVVQSYLMPQLAAYAGMPQELWRLI, encoded by the coding sequence ATGAATGCACTCACTGGCGCTACGGTGTTCGTTGTACAAACGCTGATCAGCCTTTACCTCGCCATCGTTCTGCTGCGCTTCGTGCTACAGCTGGTCAAGGCTAACTTTTACAACCCGCTGAGCCAGTTCGCAGTGCGCGCCACGCAGCCGCTGCTGAAGCCGATTCGCCGCATCGTGCCGAGCGTATTTGGGCTTGATACCTCGTCCCTGTTGCTGGCCATCGTCATTCAGGCGCTGTTGATGGCCTTTGTGCTGATGATGACCTACGGCACGATTGGCGATATTCCTCACTTGTTCATGTGGTCGATCCTGGGCGTCACTTCATTGCTGCTGAAGATCTTCTGGGTGGCGATGATCATCATGGTGATCGTGTCCTGGATCGCACCGGGCAGCCATAACCCGGCGGCAGAACTCGCTTACCAGATCAGCGAGCCGATCCTTGCGCCGTTTCGCCGCATCATCCCCAATCTGGGCGGCATGGACATTTCGCCGATCTTCGCGTTTCTGGCCATTCAGGTGGTGCAGTCCTACCTTATGCCACAACTGGCAGCTTACGCCGGCATGCCGCAGGAGCTGTGGCGGCTGATCTGA
- the metX gene encoding homoserine O-succinyltransferase MetX — protein sequence MSTVFPEDSVGLVAPQLAHFSEPLALACGRSLPAYDLVYETYGTLNAARSNAVLICHALSGHHHAAGYHSSEDRKPGWWDSCIGPGKPIDTRRFFVVSLNNLGGCNGSTGPSSINPENGKPFGADFPVLTVEDWVNSQALLADTLGIAQWAAIVGGSLGGMQALQWTISYPDRVRHCLAIASAPKLSAQNIAFNEVARQAILTDPEFHGGSFQENGVIPKRGLMLARMVGHITYLSDDSMGEKFGRGLKSEKLNYDFHSVEFQVESYLRYQGEEFSGRFDANTYLLMTKALDYFDPAANFNDDLAATFANASSKFCVMSFTTDWRFSPARSRELVDALMAAKKDVCYLEIDAPQGHDAFLIPIPRYLQAFSSYMNRIEI from the coding sequence ATGTCCACGGTCTTTCCCGAAGATTCTGTCGGTCTGGTTGCGCCGCAACTGGCGCATTTCAGCGAGCCACTGGCACTGGCCTGCGGTCGATCATTGCCGGCCTACGACCTCGTTTACGAAACCTACGGCACCCTCAACGCAGCCCGCAGCAATGCGGTGTTGATCTGCCACGCGTTGTCGGGTCACCACCACGCGGCGGGCTATCACAGCAGCGAAGACCGCAAGCCAGGCTGGTGGGACAGCTGCATTGGCCCCGGCAAGCCTATCGACACCCGTCGCTTCTTCGTCGTAAGCCTTAACAACCTGGGCGGCTGTAATGGCTCCACAGGCCCTAGCAGCATCAACCCGGAAAACGGCAAGCCATTTGGCGCCGACTTCCCGGTCCTGACCGTAGAGGATTGGGTCAACAGCCAGGCGCTGCTGGCCGACACTCTCGGCATCGCGCAGTGGGCGGCCATCGTCGGCGGCAGCCTGGGCGGCATGCAGGCACTGCAGTGGACCATCAGCTACCCGGACCGCGTGCGTCACTGCCTGGCTATTGCGTCAGCGCCCAAGCTGTCGGCGCAGAACATCGCGTTCAACGAGGTCGCGCGTCAGGCGATCCTCACCGACCCCGAGTTCCACGGCGGCTCGTTCCAGGAGAATGGAGTGATTCCCAAGCGTGGCCTGATGCTGGCGCGCATGGTCGGGCACATCACCTATTTGTCCGACGACTCCATGGGCGAAAAATTCGGCCGCGGCCTCAAGAGCGAGAAGCTCAACTACGACTTCCATAGCGTCGAGTTTCAGGTCGAAAGCTACCTGCGCTATCAGGGCGAAGAGTTCTCTGGCCGTTTCGACGCCAACACCTACCTGTTGATGACCAAGGCGCTGGACTACTTCGATCCGGCAGCCAATTTCAACGACGACCTGGCCGCAACGTTTGCCAACGCCAGTTCGAAGTTCTGCGTGATGTCATTCACCACCGACTGGCGTTTTTCGCCGGCGCGCTCGCGTGAGCTGGTCGATGCGCTGATGGCGGCCAAAAAAGACGTCTGCTATCTGGAGATCGATGCGCCGCAGGGCCACGACGCCTTCCTGATCCCGATTCCGCGCTACTTGCAGGCCTTCTCCAGCTACATGAACCGAATTGAGATCTGA
- the metW gene encoding methionine biosynthesis protein MetW, which yields MRADLDIIQDWIPAGSRVLDLGCGDGELLAWLRDNKQVTGYGLENDAENIARCVAKGVNVIEQDLDKGLGNFASNSFDVVVMTQALQAVHYPDRILDEMLRVGRQCIITFPNFGHWRCRWYLASKGRMPVSEFLPYTWYNTPNIHFCTFEDFEALCRGRQAKVIDRLAVDQQHRHGWASKLWPNLLGEIGIYRVSSPGLQDHQIAI from the coding sequence ATGAGAGCCGACCTGGACATCATCCAAGACTGGATTCCTGCCGGCAGCCGCGTGCTCGACCTCGGTTGCGGCGACGGTGAGCTGCTGGCCTGGCTGCGCGACAACAAACAGGTGACCGGTTACGGCCTGGAAAACGACGCCGAGAACATTGCGCGCTGCGTGGCCAAGGGCGTCAATGTGATCGAACAGGATCTGGACAAGGGCCTGGGCAACTTCGCCAGCAACAGCTTCGACGTCGTGGTCATGACCCAGGCGCTGCAAGCGGTGCATTACCCGGACCGCATCCTCGACGAAATGCTGCGTGTCGGTCGCCAGTGCATCATCACCTTCCCCAACTTCGGTCATTGGCGCTGCCGCTGGTATTTAGCGAGCAAAGGGCGAATGCCGGTGTCAGAGTTTTTGCCCTACACCTGGTACAACACGCCGAACATTCACTTCTGTACGTTCGAAGACTTCGAAGCGCTGTGCCGGGGACGTCAGGCAAAGGTCATTGATCGGCTGGCTGTCGATCAGCAGCACCGGCATGGCTGGGCAAGCAAACTGTGGCCTAACCTGCTGGGTGAAATTGGTATTTACAGGGTCAGCAGCCCTGGCTTGCAGGACCACCAGATCGCGATCTGA
- a CDS encoding DUF4426 domain-containing protein: MRRLTALLCALFVLALAAPLMAADNAKPERQEQFGDLTVHYNAFASGNLQPSIAQEAGVIRSKSQGVLNIVAIKDGKTVPANVTGSVKDLTGRSKPLTFKQSNMSGSVNYLAQFAVDPDASAIYTFTVNVKAGDGDAHAFSFNQEIFSDQ; the protein is encoded by the coding sequence ATGCGTCGCCTGACTGCGTTGCTTTGTGCCCTCTTCGTGCTCGCGCTGGCCGCGCCTTTGATGGCCGCCGACAATGCGAAGCCGGAGAGACAGGAGCAATTCGGCGACCTGACCGTTCACTACAACGCTTTTGCGTCAGGCAATCTGCAACCGTCCATCGCTCAGGAAGCCGGTGTCATTCGCAGTAAAAGCCAGGGTGTGCTCAACATTGTGGCCATCAAGGATGGCAAGACAGTCCCGGCCAACGTGACGGGCTCGGTAAAAGACCTGACCGGTCGAAGCAAACCGCTGACGTTCAAGCAGAGCAACATGAGTGGCTCGGTCAATTACCTCGCACAGTTCGCGGTGGACCCTGACGCTTCAGCTATTTACACCTTCACGGTCAACGTGAAAGCAGGCGACGGCGACGCACATGCGTTCAGCTTCAACCAGGAAATCTTTTCGGACCAATAA
- the rdgB gene encoding RdgB/HAM1 family non-canonical purine NTP pyrophosphatase has product MMKLTQLVLASHNAGKLKELQAMLGNSVQLRSVGEFSAVEPEETGLSFIENAILKARNAARLSGLPSLADDSGLAVDFLGGAPGIYSARYADGQGDAANNAKLLEALKDVPDDQRGAQFVCVLALVRHADDPLPIICEGLWQGRILRAARGADGFGYDPLFWVPERDCSSAELTPAGKNLLSHRARAMAILRQRLGLK; this is encoded by the coding sequence ATAATGAAACTCACCCAGCTCGTATTGGCCAGCCATAACGCTGGCAAACTGAAAGAACTCCAGGCCATGCTCGGCAACAGCGTGCAGCTGCGCTCGGTGGGCGAGTTCAGCGCCGTCGAGCCAGAGGAAACGGGTCTGTCGTTCATTGAGAACGCGATCCTCAAGGCACGCAATGCGGCGCGGCTCTCCGGTCTGCCGTCCCTGGCGGACGATTCAGGGCTGGCGGTGGATTTTCTGGGAGGCGCGCCCGGGATTTACTCCGCACGTTATGCCGATGGTCAAGGCGATGCCGCCAACAATGCCAAGCTGTTGGAAGCATTGAAGGACGTGCCGGACGATCAGCGCGGCGCTCAATTTGTCTGCGTGCTGGCGCTGGTGCGGCATGCCGATGACCCGCTGCCGATTATCTGCGAAGGTCTGTGGCAAGGCCGGATCCTGCGAGCCGCACGCGGCGCAGATGGCTTCGGTTATGACCCGCTGTTCTGGGTGCCTGAGCGCGATTGCTCAAGTGCCGAACTGACTCCGGCCGGCAAGAACCTGCTCAGCCATCGTGCCCGCGCCATGGCGATTCTGCGACAGCGTCTGGGCTTGAAATGA
- the hemW gene encoding radical SAM family heme chaperone HemW: MTQDSTARPLYLGEAGFSSEAPRAALPQLPPLSLYIHIPWCVRKCPYCDFNSHTASPVLPEDEYVDALLADLDQDLHHVYGRELTSIFFGGGTPSLFSADSLGRLLKGVEQRIRFAPDIEITLEANPGTFEQAKFSAYRGLGINRLSIGIQSFQEAKLKALGRIHNGDEAVRAADMARNAGFDNFNLDLMHGLPDQSQDDALSDLRQAIALGPTHLSWYQLTLEPNTVFWNQPPVLPEDDTLWDIQEAGQALLAEYGYAQYEVSAYAQPGKPARHNLNYWSFGDFIGIGAGAHGKLSHPDGRIVRTWKTRLPKDYLNPAKPFQAGEKTLNAEELPFEFLMNALRLTNGVDAALFQQRTGLSVESLASARQQAEQRGLLETDPTRLVATSHGQLFLNDLLQYFLI; this comes from the coding sequence ATGACCCAAGACTCCACCGCACGGCCTCTGTATCTCGGCGAGGCCGGATTTTCGTCAGAAGCACCACGCGCCGCGCTGCCTCAACTGCCACCGCTGTCGTTGTACATCCACATCCCGTGGTGCGTGCGCAAATGCCCGTATTGTGATTTCAATTCGCACACGGCAAGCCCCGTACTGCCTGAAGATGAATACGTCGACGCCCTGCTGGCGGACCTGGATCAGGATCTGCATCACGTTTACGGCCGCGAACTGACATCGATCTTCTTCGGCGGTGGCACCCCCAGCCTGTTCAGTGCCGATTCGCTGGGGCGCTTGCTGAAGGGCGTTGAACAGCGGATTCGTTTCGCGCCAGACATCGAAATCACGCTTGAAGCCAATCCCGGTACGTTCGAACAAGCCAAGTTCAGCGCGTATCGCGGGCTGGGCATCAATCGCCTGTCGATCGGGATTCAAAGCTTTCAGGAAGCCAAACTCAAAGCCTTGGGCCGAATTCACAATGGTGATGAAGCGGTGCGAGCGGCAGATATGGCGCGCAACGCTGGCTTCGATAACTTCAACCTGGATTTGATGCACGGGTTACCGGACCAGTCTCAAGACGATGCGCTGAGCGATCTGCGCCAGGCTATCGCGCTGGGCCCAACGCATCTGTCCTGGTATCAGCTGACGCTTGAGCCCAACACTGTGTTCTGGAATCAGCCGCCGGTCTTGCCCGAAGACGACACGCTCTGGGACATTCAGGAGGCAGGTCAGGCCCTGCTCGCGGAATACGGCTACGCGCAGTACGAGGTCTCGGCCTACGCCCAGCCGGGAAAACCCGCCCGGCATAACCTGAACTACTGGAGCTTCGGCGACTTTATCGGCATCGGTGCCGGTGCCCATGGCAAATTGAGCCACCCTGATGGCCGCATCGTGCGCACCTGGAAAACCCGTTTGCCGAAAGATTATCTAAATCCGGCCAAGCCTTTTCAGGCGGGGGAGAAAACACTCAACGCCGAAGAACTGCCGTTTGAGTTTTTGATGAACGCGCTGCGACTGACAAATGGCGTAGACGCTGCGCTGTTCCAGCAGCGCACCGGCCTGAGTGTCGAATCTCTGGCCAGCGCCCGCCAACAGGCCGAACAACGCGGCTTGCTGGAGACTGACCCGACACGTCTTGTCGCCACTTCACACGGCCAGCTGTTTCTCAATGATCTGCTGCAATACTTCCTCATTTAG
- a CDS encoding DUF3392 domain-containing protein, which yields MDLILDLLATVSRWSRSNLSEIALALVGCLLILFGADIKGWIEGRLSSFAGALRIPVMALLCTIGSGAALIYATPWVVRGLSQFNNYSLAPVLLVVLVLIGVIADRK from the coding sequence ATGGACCTCATTCTCGACCTGCTCGCCACCGTCTCGCGCTGGAGCCGTAGCAATCTCTCAGAAATCGCGCTGGCCTTGGTGGGTTGTCTGTTGATCCTGTTTGGCGCTGACATCAAAGGCTGGATCGAAGGCCGCCTCAGCAGTTTTGCGGGCGCGTTGCGCATTCCGGTCATGGCGCTGCTCTGCACCATCGGCAGCGGCGCGGCGCTGATCTACGCCACGCCGTGGGTGGTGCGCGGCCTGAGCCAATTCAACAACTACAGCCTTGCACCGGTATTGCTGGTGGTTTTGGTACTGATTGGAGTGATCGCTGATCGCAAGTGA
- the trmB gene encoding tRNA (guanosine(46)-N7)-methyltransferase TrmB — protein MKEEDASAAGDERQHRRIKSFVMRAGRMTEGQQRGLDQGTPLFVLPLAESPVDFDQVFGRSAPRTLEIGFGMGHSLLEMAAAAPEHDFIGVEVHRPGVGALLNGVLTQGLTNLRVYDCDAIEVLNRCVADNSLDRLMLFFPDPWHKSRHHKRRIVQAEFAELVRSKLKPGGVLHMATDWEPYAEYMLEVMNVAPGYRNLAEDGKCVPRPAERPITKFERRGERLGHGVWDLKFEKLS, from the coding sequence ATGAAAGAAGAAGACGCAAGTGCGGCAGGCGATGAGCGCCAGCATCGGCGCATCAAAAGTTTCGTGATGCGTGCTGGCCGCATGACCGAGGGCCAGCAACGCGGTCTGGATCAAGGCACGCCGCTGTTCGTGCTGCCTCTGGCCGAGTCTCCGGTCGACTTCGATCAGGTCTTCGGCCGCTCTGCGCCACGCACGCTGGAAATCGGCTTCGGCATGGGCCATTCGCTGCTTGAAATGGCTGCAGCGGCGCCGGAGCATGATTTTATCGGCGTTGAAGTGCATCGGCCGGGTGTTGGCGCATTGCTCAATGGCGTGCTGACGCAAGGTTTGACTAATCTCAGGGTCTACGACTGCGATGCGATTGAGGTGCTCAACCGCTGCGTGGCGGATAACAGCCTGGATCGCTTGATGCTGTTTTTCCCGGACCCATGGCACAAGTCACGCCACCACAAGCGTCGTATCGTCCAGGCAGAGTTCGCCGAGTTAGTGCGCTCCAAGTTGAAACCCGGCGGCGTACTGCACATGGCAACCGATTGGGAGCCTTACGCCGAGTACATGCTGGAAGTGATGAACGTCGCGCCGGGTTATCGCAACCTGGCCGAAGATGGTAAATGCGTGCCGCGCCCTGCAGAGCGACCTATTACGAAGTTCGAGCGCCGCGGCGAGCGTCTCGGGCATGGCGTTTGGGATTTGAAGTTCGAAAAACTGTCCTGA
- a CDS encoding thiazole synthase gives MSNVRSDKPFIVAGRTFQSRLLVGTGKYKDMEETRLAIEASGAEIVTVAVRRTNLGQNPNEPNLLDILPPDRYTILPNTAGCYDAIEAVRTCRLARELLDGHNLVKLEVLADQKTLFPNVIETLKAAETLVKDGFDVMVYTSDDPIIARQLAEIGCCAVMPLAGLIGTGLGICNPYNLQIILEESKVPVLVDAGVGTASDATIAMELGCEAVLMNSAIAHAQQPVLMAEAMKHAILAGRMAYLAGRMPKKLYASASSPLDGLIK, from the coding sequence ATGAGCAACGTTCGTAGCGACAAGCCCTTCATCGTGGCCGGTCGGACTTTCCAGTCGCGCCTGTTGGTAGGCACAGGCAAGTACAAAGACATGGAAGAGACCCGCTTGGCCATCGAAGCCTCGGGAGCGGAGATCGTGACCGTTGCCGTGCGCCGGACCAACCTGGGCCAGAACCCGAACGAGCCGAACCTGCTCGATATCCTGCCGCCAGATCGTTACACCATCCTGCCGAACACCGCAGGTTGCTACGACGCCATCGAGGCTGTTCGCACCTGCCGCCTGGCTCGTGAACTGCTTGACGGTCACAACCTGGTCAAGCTGGAAGTGCTAGCCGACCAGAAGACCCTTTTTCCCAATGTCATCGAAACCCTCAAGGCCGCTGAAACGCTGGTCAAGGACGGCTTCGACGTGATGGTGTACACCAGCGACGACCCGATCATCGCCCGGCAACTGGCCGAAATCGGCTGCTGCGCAGTCATGCCGCTGGCTGGACTGATCGGCACGGGGCTGGGGATCTGCAACCCGTACAACCTGCAGATCATTCTGGAAGAATCCAAAGTCCCGGTGTTGGTCGATGCCGGAGTCGGCACTGCCTCCGACGCCACCATCGCCATGGAACTGGGCTGCGAGGCGGTGCTGATGAACTCGGCAATCGCCCATGCGCAGCAACCGGTGTTGATGGCTGAAGCCATGAAGCACGCAATTCTGGCAGGTCGCATGGCGTACCTTGCTGGCCGTATGCCGAAAAAACTCTATGCCAGCGCGTCCTCGCCGCTGGATGGCCTGATCAAGTAA
- the thiS gene encoding sulfur carrier protein ThiS, whose product MRIQLNGEPYELPDGETVAALLTRLELTGRRIAVELNLDIVPRSQHASTSLREDDQVEVVHAIGGG is encoded by the coding sequence ATGCGCATTCAGTTGAACGGCGAACCCTATGAACTGCCCGACGGCGAAACCGTTGCGGCGCTGCTGACCCGCCTTGAGCTCACCGGTCGGCGAATAGCGGTCGAACTCAATCTGGACATCGTCCCGCGCAGCCAACATGCGTCCACGTCCCTGCGCGAAGATGATCAGGTCGAAGTGGTCCATGCGATCGGTGGCGGCTAG